The genomic DNA GGCATTCATGTTCAGCCACCACAAAGGGAGCGGCGGGTGAGTCTCACAGGTCTTGCGCAGCGTATGAGTAAAACAAGTTTTCAGCGACTGGTGCTTGGCCTTGTCTTGAGTTCCGTATTGGTGGGTTGCTCCAGCTCGCCGTCCAGTGGCGCCAGGGTTGTCGACCGCAGTAACGCCCGCGCCGTCCCGCAAAAGCCGACGGTCACAACAGGCCAATACGTCGTGCGCAAGGGCGACACAATGTTCTCGATCGCCTTCCGTTACGGTTGGGATTACAAGGCGCTCGCAGCTCGTAACAATATTCCTGTGCCATATACGATACATCCGGGGCAGACCATCCGTTTCGACGGGCGCACGGGTTCCGCGCCCGCAACCGTCGTGACAACGACCGGATCTTCGCCGTCGTCTTCGAGCAAAACCACCATCATCACCCGGCCTGCAGGCACCGCCACGCCTGCGGTTGCGAGCAAACCGGCACCCGCGCCGCTACCGCCTGCAGGGCCCGCTCCGACCGGTTGGGGGTGGCCATCCAACGGCGTGCTGATTGGAAAATTCTCTTCAAACGGTAGTTTGAATAAAGGCATTGATATCGCCGGAGATTTGGGACAGCCTGTTTTAGCTGCGTCTGATGGGACAGTGGTTTACGCCGGGAGTGGTTTGCGGGGCTACGGCGAGCTGGTCATCATCAAACACAGCGATACCTACGTCAGTGCTTACGGCCACAACCGTAGGCTGTTGGTTCGGGAGGGGCAGCAGGTCAAAGTCGGACAGACAATTGCCGAAATGGGGTCAACGGGTACAGACCGGGTGAAACTGCACTTTGAGATTCGCCGTCAAGGGAAGCCTGTAGATCCGCTGCAATTCCTGCCCCGTCGTTGATGTGTTGCCAGCCTGTTCCCTCACGTAGAAGGAACAGGCTCCAGCGTTGCCAAGGATAAAGGCGTCGCTTGAGCTTGAGGTCGAACTCACCAAAGGACTATAACAATGGCTCTCAGTAAAGAAGCGCCGGAGTTTGACATCGACGATGAGGTTCTCCTTGAAATGGAGATTCTCACCGAAAAGGAATCGATGTCGAATGATGAAGGGTCTGCTACACCTTCAGTTCGCACCAAATCCAAGAACTCCACCGCGTTAAAGCAACACAAGTACATTGACTACACCCGGGCGCTCGACGCGACCCAGCTGTACCTCAATGAAATCGGCTTTTCCCCTCTGCTTACCCCCGAAGAAGAAGTCCACTTTGCGCGCTTGTCGCAAAAGGGCGATCCGGCCGGGCGCAAGCGCATGATTGAAAGCAACCTGCGCCTGGTGGTCAAAATCGCCCGACGCTACGTCAATCGTGGCTTGTCTCTGTTGGACCTGATCGAGGAGGGCAACCTGGGCTTGATCCGGGCGGTAGAGAAGTTCGACCCTGAGCGGGGCTTCCGCTTTTCCACGTATGCGACCTGGTGGATTCGCCAGACCATCGAACGGGCGATCATGAATCAGACCCGCACGATCCGGTTGCCGATCCATGTGGTCAAGGAGCTTAACGTCTACCTGCGGGCAGCGCGTGAGCTTACCCAAAAACTCGATCATGAACCTTCGCCTGAAGAAATCGCCAACCTGCTGGAAAAACCGGTAGGGGAGGTCAAGCGCATGCTTGGCCTGAACGAGCGTGTGTCTTCGGTCGATGTCTCGCTGGGTCCGGATTCGGATAAAACCCTGCTGGACACCCTGACGGATGATCGTCCTACAGACCCTTGCGAGCTGTTGCAGGACGATGATCTTTCCCAAAGCATTGACCAGTGGCTCTCCGAGCTCACGGACAAGCAGCGTGAAGTGGTGATTCGCCGCTTCGGCCTGCGCGGCCATGAGAGCAGTACCCTGGAGGATGTAGGCCTGGAAATCGGCCTGACCCGCGAGCGGGTGCGGCAGATCCAGGTCGAGGGCCTCAAGCGTTTGCGGGAGATCCTTGAGAAGAATGGCTTGTCGAGTGAGTCGTTGTTTCAATAGCGACGCGTAAGCAGGCATGAAAACGCCCGGTGCATGAAGATGCACCGGGCGTTTTGCTGTTCGCTGATCGTTCCCACGCTCTGCGTGGGAATGCCTCTTGTGACGCTCTGCGTCACGCGTTGGGACGCAGAGCGTCCCTGGCTGCATTCCCCACGCAGAGCGTGGGAACGATCGGCATAAAAAAACCCCGCTTTTAAGGGCGGGGTTTTTTCGACTAAGTCAGTACAAGTTAGATAACTTGAACTTCCTCAGCTTGCATGCCTTTCTGACCGCGGGTAGCGATGAAAGAAACCTGTTGGCCTTCTTTCAGGCTTTTGAAGCCGTCGGATTGGATAGCTTTGAAGTGAACGAACAGGTCGTCACCGGATTGTGGAGTGATGAAGCCGAAGCCTTTTTCATCGTTGAACCACTTAACGGTACCAGTTTGGCGATTAGACATGGTGTATCTCCTTGGACAAAGTTAACTGCGACTCAGGAAAAGCCCTGGCCGAGACTGAGTGCAAAGAGCAGGAAAAATTCTTGGAGATGGTTGGATCGAAATTCAACATATCGTGTAGAGATTCTCAGTGACACAAGCAGCACAGTGGCGCCACCTTAACCCTTTTTCCGGGACGTGCCAATGGTAATTCCGAAGGTTTCTCCATTTTCGTGACTGGCGGTGGTATTTACGATCACTGCGTGCCCCGATTGCGGTCCCGGCCCCGCTGGCCGCGGCTTATAGAGGCACGCGCATTCATCAAGAAAAGCCCCGCGCCCTTTGAACCATGGGGCCGGCCCCGGTAAGATGCCCAACAGAATTTTTCCACCTCGCTATTCAGGACACCCGCCATGAGCATCAAATCGGACAAGTGGATTCGCCGCATGGCGCAAGAGCACGGCATGATCGAACCCTTCGTAGAGCGCCAGATGCGCGGCGAAGGCGCCGAACGCCTGATCTCGTACGGGGTTTCCAGCTACGGCTACGACGTGCGTTGTGCCGATGAATTCAAGGTGTTTACCAACATCAATTCGGCGACCGTGGACCCGAAAAACTTCGACGAAAAAAGCTTTGTCGATATCAAGAGCGACGTGTGCATCATCCCGCCAAACTCCTTTGCTCTGGCGCGCACCGTTGAGTTCTTCCGCATTCCGCGTGACGTACTGACCATCTGCCTGGGTAAAAGCACCTACGCCCGTTGCGGCATCATCGTCAACGTGACCCCGCTTGAGCCGGAGTGGGAAGGCCATGTGACCCTGGAGTTCTCCAACACCACCACACTGCCGGCCAAGATCTACGCCAACGAAGGTGTGGCGCAGATGCTGTTCCTGCAGTCCGACGAGGCCTGTGAAGTGTCCTACAAGGACCGTGGCGGCAAGTATCAGGGCCAGCGCGGCGTCACTCTCCCACGCGCTTGATCGAAAGGTCTTACATGCGAAGGGAATTTGTCTGCGGGAAGTGACTCTATTGGGTGTACTGCCTCGACGCGTGCAAAACGCGTCGGGCCACGCTTGAGGAGTACTGTATGAAGATCGACCCGCGAATAAGCGCCGAACTCGCCCGGCTTGAACCCAACCAGATTGGTGTTCTGGCCTGGTCCCTGATGGCCGATCCCGCCTTCGCCGGCGGCATTCCCGGCCAACCCGAACCCGACTACCCCCAACCGACCGAACCTGGCGAACCGGTGCTTCCGGACGAGCCGCCACCCGCACCGGTCGCGTAACCTCGCCGGTGTGGCCGGTTCTTCACTGGACCGGCCACACTGTCTGATCGCCAATCACAAAGATCTGCTGATGGGCGTTGCGCTCCACGCAATAGCCCCCGGTGAACGCCCCAAACGCCGGCAGCAGGCTGACATGCCCGCCCATCTGAAAACACGGCAGGCGCAGGCTTTGGCGCCCCTTGCCCCGCAGGCGGTACACGGGATGCACATGCCCGGCCAGTACATGGTGGCTGGCGTGTACCTCGGGTTCGTGCTGTAACGCGAACGGCCCCAGCAGTAGAGGCTCGGTCACCACCTCAATGTCCAGGTCGGCGGGCGGGTCGCCCGCGCGTTTATCGTGATTACCGCGGATCAGCACCAGGCTCAGGCCGGCATGACGCGCCCGCCACGCCCTCAGCGCGCTCAAGGTGCCACTGGCATGCGAGCCGGGACCATGCAGAAAATCACCGAGAAAGATCACCTGGTCACATTCAAATGCGGCCAGCAGCCGGTCCAGCTTCAGCAGGTTTTCGCGGGTGGTGCCCTGTGGCACCGGCTGCCCGAGGCTGCGATAGGCCGACGCCTTGCCAAAATGCGCGTCGGCAATCAGCAGGCATTTGCGCGCGGGCCAATACACCGCCTTGTCCGCCAGCAACAGCAGTTCTTCACCTTCAAGTACCCATGAACAGTGCATCAGCGCTTCCCGTTGTCCGCGACTTTTTCCAGATCCTTGACCATTCGCGCAATGCGCTCCGAGAGTTTTTCCGAACTCATGCTTTCGCGCATGCGCTCCACCAGCAGCGGAAATGCCAGCGGTGTAGGCCGATCAATCACATGCAGGTCCATTTTCAGCGTTGAAAGATGCCGCAATGTCTCTTCCAGCCGGCGAATATCCAACTCGTCACGCAGGACTTCTTCCCCGGCCTGGGTCAGCAGCAGGTTCTGCGGGTCATATTGTTTGAACACTTCGAAAAACAGCCCGCTTGAGGCTTGTACCTGCCGCGTGCTTTTCGGCGCACCGGGGTACCCGGCAAACACCAGCCCGGCAATGCGCGCGATCTCACGGAAACGGCGCAGGGCCAGTTCACCGGCGTTCAGGCTGGCGGCAACGTCCTCCAGCAGGTTTTCCGGGCTCAGCAAGGCCTCGTTCAGCAACAGCGGCCAATCCACCGGCGTGGCGCTCAGCAGCTCCAGCCCGTAGTCATTCACCGCAATCGAGAAGGTCACCGGCTGACGCTGGCTGACCCGCCACGCCAGCAAGCTCGCCAGCCCCAGGTGCACCTGACGCCCGGCAAACGGGTAAAGAAACAGGTGCCAGCCTTCAAGTGATTTCAGCGCCTCTGCCAGCAAATGCTCGCGCGTCGGCAGGCCCGACCAGCGCAACTGCGTCTGCAACAAGGGTTGCACCGCCTGCATTTCCGGCCCTTCATACCGCCCATGCGCCGCCGCGTCGAACCGCTCGACCACCGCCTGCGCCAGTTCGTTGGAAAGCGGCATGCGCCCGCCGTTCCAGCGCGGTACGGCGGCCTTCTTCGCGGTGCTGCGGCGCACGTAGGCGGTCATGTTTTCCACCCGCACCAGCTCCAGCAACCGCCCGGCAAACAGGAAGCCATCACCCGGCTTGAGCCGTGCGATAAACCCTTCCTCGACACTGCCCAGGTTCTTGCCGCCGCCGCCCTTGCTCCAGAATTTCAGCTGGATACTCGCATCGCTGACGATGGTGCCCACGCTCATGCGATGCCGCCGTGCCAGCCGGGCATCCGGCACGCGCCAGACGCCATGTTCGTCGGGCTCGACGCGGCGGTAATCCGGATAAGCCGTCAGCGACAGGCCACCATGGCGCACAAACCCCAGCGCCCAGGCCCAATCCTCATCGGTGAGGTCTTTGTAGGCCCAGGCGCCGCGCACTTCCGACAGCAACGCGTCAGGCGTGAACCCGCCGCCGAGTGCCATGCTCACCAAGTGCTGTACGAGCACATCCAATGGCTTGTAAGGGGATTCCCGCGCTTCGATGCGACGCTGTGCAATGGCGTCCTGGGCTGCCGCGGCTTCCACCAGTTCCAGGCTATGGGTCGGCACCAGCGTCACCCGCGATGGCCGCCCCGGCGCATGCCCGGAGCGCCCGGCGCGCTGCATCAGGCGCGCCACGCCTTTGGCCGAGCCGATCTGCAGCACGCGCTCCACCGGCAGAAAATCCACCCCCAGATCCAGGCTGGACGTGCACACCACGGCCTTGAGCTGGCCGTCTTTCAGCGCCCGCTCCACCCAGTCGCGGGTCTCTCGCGACAGCGAGCCGTGGTGCAAGGCAATCAGCCCGGCCCAATCCGGGCGAGCGTCGAGTATTGCCTGGTACCAGATTTCCGACTGCGCCCGTGTATTGGTAAACACCAGGCAACTGCTGCTGGACTCCACCTCGGCCACCACCTGCGGCAACATCTTCAAGCCGATATGCCCGGCCCAGGGGAACCGTTCGGTGACTGGCGGCAGCAAAGTGTCGACCAACAATTGTTTGGCGGTTTGCCCCTGCACATTGATCCCGTCACCTTGTGGGACCAAGACCTCCAGCGCGTGAGCCTGATTACCCAGCGTCGCGGAAATCCCCCACACCATCAGGTCAGGATGCCAGCGCCGCAGCCGCGCCAAGGCCAGTTGCAGCTGCACACCGCGTTTATTGCCGATCAGTTCATGCCACTCGTCCACGATCACCATGCGCAGATGGCCCAGGCTCACTTCGCTGTCGGCGCGAGCGAGCATCAGCGTCAGGCTTTCCGGCGTGGTGACCAGCGCGGTGGGCTGGCGGCGTGTCTGGCGGGCGCGCTCACTGCTGCTGGTGTCGCCCGTGCGCAGGCCGACGCTCCACGGAATCTCCAGGGCGGCCAGTGGCGCTTCCAGCGCCCGCGCCGTATCGGCCGCCAACGCGCGCATTGGCGTGATCCACAGCACTGTCAGGGGTTCGGCAGGCGGCTTGCGTTTGCCGGTGGCGGGCGGGCGGGTGATGGCGAAGCGATTGAGCGCGGCAAACCAGAGCGCGTAGGTTTTACCTGCGCCGGTGCTGGCATGCAGCAAGCCCGATTGCCCATTTTTGACTGCGGCCCACACCGCTTTCTGGAAGGCGAACGGTTTCCAGCCTTTGGCGGCAAACCATTGCTTGGCGAAGTCGACGGGTTTTGCCATTCGGCAGCTGACGCTCTGGAGGCTCTCTTTCAGAGACCCTCCAGGCGCCGCAAAGGTTTACTTCAAATTGCCACTCAGGAATTGTTGCAAGCGCTCGCTCTTAGGGTTGCCGAGTACATCCTCAGGCGCGCCTTGCTCTTCCACCAGGCCTTTGTGCAGGAACAACACCTGGCTCGACACCTTGCGCGCAAAGCTCATCTCGTGGGTGACCATGATCATGGTGCGGCCTTCCTCGGCCAGCCCCTGGATCACCTTCAGCACTTCCCCCACCAGTTCCGGGTCGAGGGCCGAAGTGGGCTCGTCGAACAGCATCACTTCGGGTTCCATGGCCAGGGCGCGGGCGATGGCCACCCGTTGTTGCTGGCCGCCGGACAGAAACGCCGGGTATTGATCGGCCACACGCGCCGGCAAACCCACCTTGTCGAGGTAGCGGCGGGCGCGGTCTTCGGCGTCTTTCTTGCTGCAGCCCAGCACCCGGCGCGGGGCCATGGTGATGTTTTCCAGCACGCTCATGTGGCTCCACAGGTTGAAATGCTGGAACACCATGGCCAGCCGGGTGCGCAGGCGTTG from Pseudomonas tolaasii NCPPB 2192 includes the following:
- a CDS encoding peptidoglycan DD-metalloendopeptidase family protein codes for the protein MSLTGLAQRMSKTSFQRLVLGLVLSSVLVGCSSSPSSGARVVDRSNARAVPQKPTVTTGQYVVRKGDTMFSIAFRYGWDYKALAARNNIPVPYTIHPGQTIRFDGRTGSAPATVVTTTGSSPSSSSKTTIITRPAGTATPAVASKPAPAPLPPAGPAPTGWGWPSNGVLIGKFSSNGSLNKGIDIAGDLGQPVLAASDGTVVYAGSGLRGYGELVIIKHSDTYVSAYGHNRRLLVREGQQVKVGQTIAEMGSTGTDRVKLHFEIRRQGKPVDPLQFLPRR
- the rpoS gene encoding RNA polymerase sigma factor RpoS, which codes for MALSKEAPEFDIDDEVLLEMEILTEKESMSNDEGSATPSVRTKSKNSTALKQHKYIDYTRALDATQLYLNEIGFSPLLTPEEEVHFARLSQKGDPAGRKRMIESNLRLVVKIARRYVNRGLSLLDLIEEGNLGLIRAVEKFDPERGFRFSTYATWWIRQTIERAIMNQTRTIRLPIHVVKELNVYLRAARELTQKLDHEPSPEEIANLLEKPVGEVKRMLGLNERVSSVDVSLGPDSDKTLLDTLTDDRPTDPCELLQDDDLSQSIDQWLSELTDKQREVVIRRFGLRGHESSTLEDVGLEIGLTRERVRQIQVEGLKRLREILEKNGLSSESLFQ
- a CDS encoding cold-shock protein: MSNRQTGTVKWFNDEKGFGFITPQSGDDLFVHFKAIQSDGFKSLKEGQQVSFIATRGQKGMQAEEVQVI
- the dcd gene encoding dCTP deaminase, translated to MSIKSDKWIRRMAQEHGMIEPFVERQMRGEGAERLISYGVSSYGYDVRCADEFKVFTNINSATVDPKNFDEKSFVDIKSDVCIIPPNSFALARTVEFFRIPRDVLTICLGKSTYARCGIIVNVTPLEPEWEGHVTLEFSNTTTLPAKIYANEGVAQMLFLQSDEACEVSYKDRGGKYQGQRGVTLPRA
- the pdeM gene encoding ligase-associated DNA damage response endonuclease PdeM, giving the protein MHCSWVLEGEELLLLADKAVYWPARKCLLIADAHFGKASAYRSLGQPVPQGTTRENLLKLDRLLAAFECDQVIFLGDFLHGPGSHASGTLSALRAWRARHAGLSLVLIRGNHDKRAGDPPADLDIEVVTEPLLLGPFALQHEPEVHASHHVLAGHVHPVYRLRGKGRQSLRLPCFQMGGHVSLLPAFGAFTGGYCVERNAHQQIFVIGDQTVWPVQ
- a CDS encoding ligase-associated DNA damage response DEXH box helicase, producing the protein MAKPVDFAKQWFAAKGWKPFAFQKAVWAAVKNGQSGLLHASTGAGKTYALWFAALNRFAITRPPATGKRKPPAEPLTVLWITPMRALAADTARALEAPLAALEIPWSVGLRTGDTSSSERARQTRRQPTALVTTPESLTLMLARADSEVSLGHLRMVIVDEWHELIGNKRGVQLQLALARLRRWHPDLMVWGISATLGNQAHALEVLVPQGDGINVQGQTAKQLLVDTLLPPVTERFPWAGHIGLKMLPQVVAEVESSSSCLVFTNTRAQSEIWYQAILDARPDWAGLIALHHGSLSRETRDWVERALKDGQLKAVVCTSSLDLGVDFLPVERVLQIGSAKGVARLMQRAGRSGHAPGRPSRVTLVPTHSLELVEAAAAQDAIAQRRIEARESPYKPLDVLVQHLVSMALGGGFTPDALLSEVRGAWAYKDLTDEDWAWALGFVRHGGLSLTAYPDYRRVEPDEHGVWRVPDARLARRHRMSVGTIVSDASIQLKFWSKGGGGKNLGSVEEGFIARLKPGDGFLFAGRLLELVRVENMTAYVRRSTAKKAAVPRWNGGRMPLSNELAQAVVERFDAAAHGRYEGPEMQAVQPLLQTQLRWSGLPTREHLLAEALKSLEGWHLFLYPFAGRQVHLGLASLLAWRVSQRQPVTFSIAVNDYGLELLSATPVDWPLLLNEALLSPENLLEDVAASLNAGELALRRFREIARIAGLVFAGYPGAPKSTRQVQASSGLFFEVFKQYDPQNLLLTQAGEEVLRDELDIRRLEETLRHLSTLKMDLHVIDRPTPLAFPLLVERMRESMSSEKLSERIARMVKDLEKVADNGKR
- a CDS encoding ABC transporter ATP-binding protein, yielding MYKLTVEGLHKSYGDNEVLKGVSLKARTGDVISLIGASGSGKSTFLRCINFLETPNDGAMTLDGQPIRMVSDRHGMRVADDAELQRLRTRLAMVFQHFNLWSHMSVLENITMAPRRVLGCSKKDAEDRARRYLDKVGLPARVADQYPAFLSGGQQQRVAIARALAMEPEVMLFDEPTSALDPELVGEVLKVIQGLAEEGRTMIMVTHEMSFARKVSSQVLFLHKGLVEEQGAPEDVLGNPKSERLQQFLSGNLK